A segment of the Neisseria chenwenguii genome:
GATAAACCGCATTTTCTGCCCGTCATCCCCAGCGGCCGCTTCCTGCGCGAAACCCTGCTCACCCGCCTGCGCCTCAATCCCGCGCTGCAACATCTTGATACGGAGGCCATTTCCCCCGTCCACCGCCTCGACAAAGACACTGCCGGCGTAATGCTGTTTTCCCATAACCCCGAAAGCCGGCGCGATTATCAAATGATGTTTCAAAACAAAGAGACCGTCTGCAAAACCTACGAAGCCCTCGCGCCCTACCGCGCCGGTTTGCAGCTTCCCGCCAAAATCCAATCACGGCTGGTGCGCGGCGAAAAATTCTTCCTCAGCCAAGAAAGCAAAGGCGAAGCCAATGCCTTCACCACAGTCGAACTCATTGAAACCAATGGCGGAACCGCCCGCTACCGCCTGTTTCCGCACACCGGTAAAAAACACCAGCTCCGCATCCACATGATGAAACTCGGTATCCCGATTCTCAACGACCCGCTCTACCCGACCGTATCGGAAGC
Coding sequences within it:
- a CDS encoding pseudouridine synthase, producing the protein MKNRTAPLPVSDGIKPSYLVLPHDKQFYGLPLLHFLCIRFPFVGEAGWRARLNSGFVVGQNGAPLSEHTLFAAGETVWYYRETSRDSEPHIPFDEKILHIDKHLIVVDKPHFLPVIPSGRFLRETLLTRLRLNPALQHLDTEAISPVHRLDKDTAGVMLFSHNPESRRDYQMMFQNKETVCKTYEALAPYRAGLQLPAKIQSRLVRGEKFFLSQESKGEANAFTTVELIETNGGTARYRLFPHTGKKHQLRIHMMKLGIPILNDPLYPTVSEAGAEDYEKPLKLLAKKIEFTDPISGETRCFESLQQL